Proteins from a single region of Verrucomicrobiota bacterium:
- a CDS encoding DUF1080 domain-containing protein yields MLIAARLAGAAESSNPFLGHWALTIPGGAAGWLGVTESQGNLSASVLWGGGSVLPVAEARLAGDTLVLIRRSGGGRGNTPGVITTETITAKIGGDHLRLTTVKSRPNQPEFDKAEFTGKRTPPPPPPPDLSKVKLGAPIKLFNGQNLDGWKLTNPRAANGWSVKDGVVSNNPVQEQGQPRKSYGNLRTEQEFEDFNLTLEVNVAPRGNSGIYLRGIYEIQVADTFGRPVDSHNMGAIYSRITPSAAAEKPAGEWQTMDVTLVDRHVTVVLNGKKIIDNKPILGCTGGALWSDPFKPGPIYLQGDHTVASFRNMTLRPVVK; encoded by the coding sequence ATGCTCATCGCGGCCCGCCTTGCCGGCGCGGCCGAATCCTCGAATCCCTTCCTGGGCCATTGGGCCTTGACGATTCCGGGCGGGGCCGCCGGCTGGCTCGGCGTGACCGAAAGCCAGGGCAACCTCTCGGCGAGCGTGCTTTGGGGCGGCGGCAGCGTTTTACCGGTTGCTGAGGCCAGGCTCGCCGGCGACACACTCGTGCTGATCCGGCGAAGCGGCGGCGGACGCGGAAATACACCGGGCGTCATCACCACCGAAACCATCACCGCCAAAATCGGCGGCGACCATCTCAGGCTTACGACCGTCAAGAGCCGGCCCAACCAGCCGGAGTTCGACAAAGCGGAGTTCACGGGCAAACGCACGCCGCCGCCGCCGCCGCCGCCGGATTTGTCGAAGGTTAAATTGGGCGCGCCGATCAAGCTCTTCAACGGCCAGAACCTGGACGGCTGGAAATTGACCAACCCGCGCGCCGCAAACGGGTGGAGCGTCAAGGACGGTGTGGTGAGCAACAACCCGGTCCAGGAACAAGGTCAGCCCCGCAAAAGCTACGGCAACCTGAGAACGGAGCAGGAGTTCGAGGACTTCAATCTCACGCTCGAAGTGAATGTCGCCCCGCGCGGTAACAGCGGCATTTATCTGCGCGGCATTTACGAAATCCAGGTCGCGGACACGTTTGGCCGGCCCGTGGATTCCCACAACATGGGCGCGATCTACAGCCGCATCACCCCCAGCGCGGCCGCCGAAAAACCCGCCGGCGAATGGCAGACGATGGACGTGACGCTCGTGGACCGCCACGTCACGGTGGTCCTCAATGGCAAGAAGATCATCGACAACAAACCGATCCTGGGCTGCACCGGCGGCGCACTGTGGTCCGATCCATTCAAACCCGGCCCGATCTATTTGCAGGGCGACCACACCGTCGCGAGTTTTCGGAACATGACGCTGCGGCCCGTCGTGAAGTGA